A single region of the Aurantiacibacter sp. MUD11 genome encodes:
- a CDS encoding ExbD/TolR family protein, which yields MAIRSRMLDRSFNRTPEPMSELNITPLIDVLLVLLVMIILSIPIAAHRLDVDLPAPGPGSQTSEQVSLVVRANGAVLWNGEAVSQGQLEARLEAAAAQTEMPVIRFEPDANASYEDSVHVINAVADARLDKFAFVGNHQYREFGKD from the coding sequence ATGGCGATACGTTCCCGCATGCTCGACCGCAGCTTCAACCGCACTCCCGAGCCGATGAGTGAGTTGAACATCACGCCGCTGATCGACGTGCTGCTGGTTCTCCTCGTGATGATCATCCTCTCCATCCCCATCGCCGCACACCGGCTGGATGTGGATCTGCCCGCACCGGGGCCGGGTTCACAGACCTCCGAGCAAGTCTCGCTTGTTGTCCGCGCGAACGGAGCCGTGCTCTGGAACGGCGAAGCGGTCTCGCAGGGGCAGCTCGAAGCGCGCCTCGAAGCCGCAGCCGCGCAGACGGAAATGCCCGTCATCCGCTTCGAGCCCGACGCCAATGCGAGCTACGAGGACTCGGTGCATGTCATCAACGCCGTCGCCGATGCCCGCCTCGACAAGTTCGCCTTCGTCGGCAACCATCAATATCGGGAATTCGGCAAGGACTAG
- a CDS encoding ExbD/TolR family protein: MAMSGGSDDGEPMMDMNMTPLIDVLLVLLIMFIITIPVATHAVNIDLPSPTNNPDTPDVDPIKNKIVLTRDGQILWNADPISQGELVGNLQQSLTFAVEPELQFEPEANASYNLSARVLNIIKASGVTKFGFVGNEKYRSFGKGEEG, from the coding sequence ATGGCAATGTCAGGTGGCAGTGATGACGGCGAACCGATGATGGACATGAACATGACGCCGTTGATCGACGTCCTGCTCGTGCTCCTCATCATGTTCATCATCACCATCCCGGTGGCAACGCACGCGGTCAATATCGACCTGCCTTCGCCCACCAACAACCCGGACACGCCGGATGTCGACCCGATCAAGAACAAGATCGTGCTGACCCGCGACGGCCAGATCCTCTGGAACGCTGATCCGATCAGCCAGGGTGAACTGGTTGGCAACCTGCAGCAGTCGCTCACCTTCGCGGTCGAGCCGGAACTGCAGTTCGAGCCGGAAGCCAACGCCAGCTACAACCTGTCGGCTCGCGTGCTGAACATCATCAAGGCCAGTGGCGTGACGAAGTTCGGCTTTGTCGGCAACGAGAAGTACCGCTCGTTCGGCAAGGGTGAAGAAGGCTAA
- a CDS encoding ExbD/TolR family protein — MAIAMGDGAGETPMSDINTTPLVDVMLVLLIIFLIAVPVAIQTVEELEIPVFASVESDDKVENLLITVTTTDSEGRTPRTINTDFTGATRDGECRIFLNNTTLVDSGELYDRAFERLDAIVQNAGGPEAIMQNPELIPQVHIRGDVEAPWRCVAGTIFNVQAAGYPTVGFISNPVDPNG, encoded by the coding sequence ATGGCCATAGCGATGGGAGATGGCGCCGGCGAAACGCCGATGTCGGACATCAACACCACGCCGCTGGTGGACGTCATGCTGGTGCTGCTGATCATCTTCCTGATCGCGGTTCCGGTGGCCATCCAGACGGTCGAAGAGCTCGAGATCCCGGTTTTCGCCTCGGTCGAATCCGATGATAAGGTGGAAAACCTGCTGATCACGGTGACGACGACCGATTCCGAGGGCCGCACCCCGCGCACGATCAACACCGACTTTACCGGTGCGACGCGTGACGGCGAATGCCGGATCTTCCTCAACAACACCACGCTGGTCGACTCGGGCGAGCTTTACGACCGTGCGTTCGAGCGCCTCGATGCGATCGTGCAGAACGCCGGTGGCCCCGAAGCGATCATGCAGAACCCGGAACTGATCCCGCAGGTACATATCCGCGGCGACGTGGAAGCTCCGTGGCGCTGTGTCGCCGGGACCATCTTCAACGTCCAGGCGGCCGGCTACCCGACCGTCGGGTTCATTTCCAACCCCGTCGATCCGAACGGCTGA
- a CDS encoding MotA/TolQ/ExbB proton channel family protein yields MLIEILAAGAEVPVNEFGFMEAMEQGGPVAWSILAVLVIQSVGSFYILFTKIFEQNKVMKEYRANRAAFWNAPSIKDGASKFDKNSAWRQLVDDGIRAGHEAEKMHDSLESHDWLHGTLSRSESAIMAKLNGGLPFLATVGATAPFVGLLGTVIGIYRALINIGIEGSASIDKVAGPVGEALIMTAIGLLVAVPAVFAYNYLMSRNRRIQSMLSGFSTDLQANITSNGQVKPALRAAAPAKAAKTAPAAAKPATAPKA; encoded by the coding sequence ATGCTTATCGAAATTCTCGCCGCAGGGGCCGAAGTGCCCGTGAACGAATTCGGCTTCATGGAAGCCATGGAACAGGGCGGCCCCGTCGCCTGGTCGATCCTTGCCGTTCTGGTCATCCAGTCGGTCGGCTCGTTCTACATCCTGTTCACCAAGATCTTCGAACAGAACAAGGTGATGAAGGAATACCGTGCCAACCGTGCCGCTTTCTGGAACGCCCCGTCGATCAAGGACGGTGCTTCGAAGTTCGACAAGAACAGCGCCTGGCGCCAGCTGGTCGATGACGGCATCCGTGCCGGTCACGAAGCCGAGAAGATGCACGACAGCCTCGAATCGCACGACTGGCTGCACGGCACCCTGTCGCGTTCGGAAAGCGCCATCATGGCGAAGCTCAACGGCGGCTTGCCGTTCCTCGCCACCGTGGGTGCAACCGCTCCGTTCGTCGGCCTGCTCGGCACCGTGATCGGTATCTACCGCGCACTGATCAACATCGGCATCGAAGGCTCGGCCTCGATCGACAAGGTTGCCGGTCCGGTTGGTGAAGCCCTGATCATGACCGCTATCGGTCTGCTCGTGGCTGTGCCGGCCGTGTTCGCCTACAACTACCTGATGAGCCGCAACCGTCGCATCCAGTCGATGCTGTCGGGCTTCTCGACCGACCTGCAGGCCAACATCACCTCCAACGGTCAGGTGAAGCCGGCCCTGCGTGCTGCTGCTCCGGCCAAGGCCGCCAAGACGGCTCCGGCTGCTGCCAAGCCCGCCACGGCTCCGAAGGCCTAA
- a CDS encoding energy transducer TonB, with translation MSGSRVVSIIIVALIHVAVGYLLISGLAISAVKEIAERVTTVDIEEEVPEPEEEPPPPPPEEITSPPPPVAPPPPINIAPAPPPIRTQANIPPPAPPALVIPPPAPPAPPPPPPSQARPARPDGQARWQRRIIENYPSRALRREIEGTVGVSVTVNAEGRVAGCRVTRSADPILDEAACDDMTRYARFEPALDAAGNPTTGSWSTNIVYQIN, from the coding sequence ATGAGCGGTAGTCGAGTAGTTTCGATTATCATCGTTGCCCTCATCCACGTTGCAGTTGGTTACCTGCTGATTTCCGGACTCGCCATTTCGGCGGTAAAGGAAATCGCCGAGCGCGTGACCACAGTGGATATCGAGGAAGAGGTGCCAGAGCCGGAGGAGGAGCCACCGCCACCTCCGCCGGAAGAGATCACCTCGCCGCCGCCGCCGGTCGCACCGCCGCCGCCGATTAACATCGCGCCGGCACCGCCGCCGATCCGTACTCAGGCGAATATCCCGCCGCCGGCACCGCCCGCGCTGGTTATTCCGCCGCCGGCACCGCCCGCACCGCCGCCCCCGCCGCCGTCGCAGGCTCGCCCTGCACGTCCGGACGGACAGGCTCGCTGGCAGCGCCGCATCATCGAGAACTATCCTTCGCGCGCCCTGCGCCGCGAGATCGAAGGTACGGTTGGCGTCTCGGTCACCGTCAACGCCGAAGGCCGCGTGGCCGGGTGCCGTGTGACGCGCTCCGCCGATCCCATTCTCGACGAAGCCGCGTGTGACGACATGACTCGTTACGCTCGCTTCGAACCGGCGCTGGACGCGGCCGGCAACCCGACGACGGGCAGCTGGTCCACCAACATCGTTTACCAGATCAACTGA